Proteins from a single region of Bacteroidales bacterium:
- a CDS encoding ROK family protein, protein MALEVVLGIDIGGTFTKIGLVDRSGFIHFEDEISTRGYESIEAFIQALHAHVKQSLEQIETSFLLLGIGVGAPNGNYYTGTIENAPNLAWKGKIEFVKLMENHFHLPILVTNDANAAALGEMLFGDAVKLKNFLMITLGTGLGSGLVVNGDIIYGHDGFAGELGHVLVYDHGRQCGCGKRGCLEAYVSATGIKRTVYELLAEENSESDFRKIPFSKLKPKMITALAEAGDPIAIKAFERTGYLLGRALADTVAHISPSRIFLFGGLAKAGKWIIDPAKQSMEEHLLPIFRNKIEIVPSALLNKNIAVLGAAALIWKRLDNPSGN, encoded by the coding sequence ATGGCTCTGGAAGTTGTTCTTGGAATAGATATTGGGGGAACCTTTACAAAAATAGGCCTGGTGGATCGTTCGGGATTCATCCATTTCGAAGATGAAATCAGCACCCGCGGATATGAAAGCATCGAAGCGTTTATTCAAGCACTTCATGCGCATGTGAAACAAAGCCTGGAACAGATCGAAACTTCCTTTCTTTTACTTGGTATTGGGGTGGGGGCTCCGAATGGCAACTACTATACAGGCACCATTGAAAACGCTCCCAACCTGGCCTGGAAAGGGAAGATTGAATTTGTCAAACTGATGGAAAATCATTTTCACCTTCCCATTCTGGTCACCAATGATGCCAATGCTGCAGCGCTGGGAGAAATGCTGTTTGGAGATGCCGTCAAGCTGAAGAATTTTCTGATGATCACCCTGGGAACCGGGCTGGGAAGCGGGCTTGTTGTCAATGGAGATATCATTTACGGGCACGACGGATTTGCCGGAGAACTCGGACATGTACTGGTTTATGATCATGGCAGGCAATGTGGATGCGGAAAAAGAGGATGCCTGGAAGCATACGTTTCGGCCACGGGAATTAAAAGAACTGTGTATGAATTACTGGCGGAAGAAAACAGCGAGAGCGATTTTCGGAAAATTCCCTTTTCCAAACTAAAACCAAAAATGATTACTGCCCTGGCCGAAGCAGGCGACCCTATTGCCATCAAAGCCTTTGAAAGAACCGGCTACCTCCTGGGCAGGGCCCTGGCCGACACGGTGGCTCATATCAGCCCCTCCCGCATTTTTTTATTCGGGGGACTGGCCAAAGCGGGGAAGTGGATCATTGATCCCGCCAAACAGAGCATGGAAGAACATCTATTACCCATCTTCCGGAATAAGATTGAGATCGTTCCTTCCGCCCTTTTAAATAAAAATATCGCCGTTCTGGGGGCTGCGGCTTTAATCTGGAAGCGGCTCGATAATCCATCCGGGAACTGA
- a CDS encoding universal stress protein, protein MTNFIVPIDFSVDSLKGLEWALLFSQKKTVNIQMVYVLTNSSNFQPRVVEEEQKYAETQFRKLVKDYGPRLGNQSRLRYLIKKGKVYREIVNQVNSYKNAVVSASTHGASGFEELFIGSNALKIMAATEKPVFTLRTYMPGDVKKIVVPIKLHLDTRQKAPAAADLAELFGAELHVLAISTHKNKRDLERLESYSRQVSNYFKARKLQTVSKTLVGDNLPGLTCTYAEAVNADLIAIMSSAIDKWNVFLGSYAQQMLKSAPVPLLSITPREKQIPAGFSTFGG, encoded by the coding sequence ATGACCAATTTTATTGTTCCCATCGACTTTTCAGTGGATTCTCTCAAAGGACTTGAGTGGGCGCTTCTGTTTTCTCAAAAGAAAACGGTGAATATTCAGATGGTCTATGTATTGACCAATAGTTCCAATTTTCAGCCCAGAGTGGTTGAGGAGGAACAGAAATATGCAGAGACCCAGTTCAGGAAGCTGGTAAAGGATTATGGTCCGCGACTTGGAAATCAATCCAGACTGCGGTACCTCATAAAAAAAGGGAAAGTGTACCGGGAAATTGTGAACCAGGTGAACTCCTACAAGAATGCTGTGGTTTCTGCCTCGACACATGGTGCTTCAGGTTTTGAGGAGCTCTTTATAGGGAGCAATGCCCTTAAAATTATGGCTGCCACCGAAAAACCGGTATTTACTCTGCGCACATACATGCCTGGCGATGTGAAGAAGATTGTCGTACCCATCAAGTTACATCTGGATACCAGGCAAAAAGCCCCGGCTGCGGCTGATCTGGCCGAACTGTTTGGTGCAGAGTTACATGTGCTGGCTATTTCGACTCACAAGAATAAGCGGGACCTGGAAAGGCTGGAGTCCTATTCAAGGCAGGTAAGCAATTACTTCAAAGCCCGGAAGCTACAAACTGTTAGCAAAACACTGGTGGGAGATAACCTGCCCGGACTGACCTGCACTTATGCCGAGGCCGTAAATGCTGATCTGATTGCCATTATGTCCAGCGCCATTGATAAGTGGAATGTTTTTCTGGGGAGTTATGCGCAGCAAATGCTGAAAAGCGCCCCCGTTCCTTTGCTGAGTATCACACCCAGGGAAAAACAGATACCTGCAGGATTCAGTACCTTTGGAGGATAG